The Panicum hallii strain FIL2 chromosome 9, PHallii_v3.1, whole genome shotgun sequence genome has a window encoding:
- the LOC112875081 gene encoding protein FAR1-RELATED SEQUENCE 5-like isoform X2 gives MEFDDEEDAWTFYNVYAHRVGFSTRISVMHRSRRDGSVMSRQFVCAKEGFRTYRGKNEVARADAADAGDEDSARGRRTRAVTRVGCKAMIRVKKQDNGRWTVTKLETAHNHPLVPANQAHCLRPHKPLSECGKQRPFGGHRNGGTLLSIEPPQTPLMPSVPQTTIARVVPQYVSDGIGNGTRVILDYVKRMQAEDPAFFYAMQFVEGRPVGNVFWADARARKAYKDFGDAIVLDDYFKRSKHEFPLVAFTGVNHHCQSVLFGCAIITDNNEASFVWLFETFLLAMSGQHPASLTMEHDNALQSAAAKVFPLTRFQFCKWHIINEAHDKLSHLLNVFPSFHEDFINCINMSETIDEFEANWKALVSKVSSQNTEWLNSMYNCRHKWVPVYLRDTFFGDVALKQQCATRSSLFEGYISAKTDSQSFIQQYEKALDCCYEKEVKEEFETKYSPPDIKTSSPIEKQGAESYTRSMFLKFQQELIDASVYTAETVKEEGSVSTYIVTKSEGSEKPGTVQFSSSGSSATCSCRKFEYFGIVCRHILAVFGVRGVSALPSQYFVKRWTKNAMDRSSSKKVDEVGRVEEPKEEQRSSAEDDEQSPTWRYNSLCREALRYAEEGASSLEVYIVAMQALQEATNRVNMAKRGIGQVAPLAVMPIAAQPPESFGKIQEISSNKQKKRKRNSNSSRENATSNQLMYVQQPVNFLFVASGSSSALQGPSQLVAAPPLSLSTQYGQTSGANNSVDDKIPPASVVDKFSGLPDRNASASAPSLGNLQGGETKSTGAASQIKENHELSQANGNRGCSVNTLNSSAAPQLVTVPIGLCLPSMDGSNISAAGMNSVNSGDANSNGKLSLGLHQLDSCAQQPATPSQTKTPESIDPRANPEGSSIRAAAIAAGARIASPSDAASIIKAAQSKGAIRIRPGENLPNYLKPLAPKPLSSLPPVNTPNSVHATPGQRSFGDSAAAKDAIFGSSDGGGDDEYDDDDDTDDEDEGLTGDDAEHE, from the exons ATGGAGTtcgacgacgaggaggacgcCTGGACGTTCTACAACGTGTACGCCCACCGCGTGGGCTTCAGCACCCGGATTAGCGTCATGCACCGGTCGCGCCGGGACGGCTCCGTCATGTCGCGACAGTTCGTCTGCGCCAAGGAGGGGTTCCGCACCTACCGTGGGAAGAACGAGGTTGCCCGTGCTGACGCGGCCGACGCAGGTGACGAGGATAGTGCGAGGGGCCGGCGGACACGGGCTGTCACCAGGGTTGGCTGCAAGGCCATGATCCGGGTGAAGAAGCAGGACAATGGCCGGTGGACTGTGACCAAGCTGGAGACTGCTCACAACCATCCGTTGGTCCCTGCGAACCAGGCACATTGTCTACGCCCGCACAAGCCACTGTCGGAGTGCGGGAAGCAGCGGCCATTTGGGGGGCATCGAAATGGTGGTACGCTTCTGTCAATTGAACCGCCGCAAACACCTCTTATGCCGTCTGTGCCTCAAACAACCATAGCTCGAGTGGTTCCTCAGTATGTTTCGGATGGTATTGGGAATGGTACTAGAGTGATTTTGGATTATGTTAAACGCATGCAAGCTGAAGACCCAGCGTTCTTTTATGCCATGCAGTTTGTTGAGGGGCGCCCAGTAGGGAATGTGTTCTGGGCTGATGCGAGAGCTAGGAAGGCATACAAAGACTTTGGAGATGCCATTGTCTTGGATGACTACTTCAAAAGGAGCAAGCATGAATTTCCACTTGTCGCTTTTACTGGAGTCAATCACCATTGCCAATCAGTCCTATTTGGCTGTGCCATCATTACAGATAACAATGAGGCATCATTTGTTTGGTTGTTTGAGACATTTCTCTTAGCGATGTCTGGTCAACACCCTGCTTCTCTTACCATGGAGCATGATAATGCTTTACAATCAGCTGCTGCGAAAGTTTTTCCTCTAACTAGGTTCCAGTTTTGTAAGTGGCACATCATCAATGAAGCACACGataagctttctcatctcctgaATGTATTCCCATCCTTCCATGAGGACTTTATCAATTGTATCAACATGTCTGAGACAATTGATGAGTTCGAAGCAAATTGGAAGGCATTAGTTTCTAAGGTCAGCTCTCAAAATACTGAATGGCTCAACTCAATGTACAACTGCCGTCATAAATGGGTCCCAGTATACTTGAGGGATACATTCTTTGGGGATGTGGCATTAAAGCAGCAGTGTGCAACCAGGAGTTCGTTATTTGAAGGTTATATCAGTGCCAAGACTGATTCACAGTCATTCATTCAACAGTATGAAAAAGCTCTAGACTGTTGTTATGAGAAGGAGGTGAAGGAAgaatttgaaacaaaatattcaCCTCCAGATATCAAGACATCATCTCCTATAGAGAAGCAAGGAGCAGAGTCATATACAAGGTCAATGTTTTTGAAATTCCAACAGGAATTGATCGATGCCTCTGTTTACACGGCTGAAACGGTAAAAGAGGAGGGCAGTGTTTCCACTTATATAGTGACCAAATCTGAAGGAAGTGAGAAGCCTGGAACTGTTCAGTTCAGttcttctggaagttctgcaacaTGTAGCTGTCGGAAGTTTGAATATTTTGGTATTGTCTGTAGGCACATACTTGCTGTGTTTGGTGTAAGAGGTGTCTCTGCGCTTCCTTCTCAGTATTTTGTAAAAAGATGGACAAAGAATGCCATGGATAGAAGCTCAAGCAAGAAAGTTGATGAAGTTGGCAGAGTTGAGGAGCCCAAGGAGGAACAAAGAAGTAGTGCTGAAGATGATGAGCAGTCCCCAACGTGGCGTTACAACAGTTTGTGTCGTGAAGCACTACGGTATGCTGAAGAGGGAGCGTCATCATTAGAGGTTTATATTGTGGCCATGCAAGCTCTTCAAGAGGCTACCAACAGGGTTAATATGGCCAAGAGAGGTATTGGACAGGTAGCACCATTAGCAGTGATGCCAATTGCAGCCCAACCACCAGAAAGTTTTGGAAAAATTCAGGAGATTAGTTCTAATAAGCAAAAGAAGAGAAAAAGGAATTCAAACAGCTCAAGGGAGAACGCCACATCAAATCAACTTATGTATGTGCAACAAcctgttaattttctttttgtTGCTTCTGGTTCATCAAGTGCTTTACAAGGGCCTAGTCAGCTAGTTGCTGCTCCTCCTCTTTCTTTGAGTACCCAATATGGACAAACATCAGGCGCGAATAATTCGGTTGATGACAAAATACCTCCTGCTTCTGTAGTTGATAAGTTTTCTGGGTTACCTGACCGAAATGCATCAGCATCAGCACCTTCGTTAGGAAACCTGCAAGGAGGAGAAACAAAATCTACAGGGGCTGCTTCACAAATAAAAGAG AACCATGAATTATCCCAAGCTAATGGTAACAGGGGATGCAGTGTAAATACATTAAACTCAAGTGCTGCGCCACAGCTTGTGACTGTTCCTATTGGATTGTGCCTTCCATCCATGGATGGCTCCAATATATCTGCAG CTGGTATGAACTCTGTAAATTCTGGAGATGCCAATAGCAATGGCAAGTTGTCACTTGGTCTTCATCAACTGGACTCGTGTGCACAACAGCCAGCTACACCTTCACAGACAAAAACGCCTGAGAGTATTGATCCTCGTGCAAATCCTGAGGGTTCTTCTATAAGGGCTGCAGCCATTGCAGCTGGTGCGCGCATCGCGTCTCCATCTGATGCAGCTTCAATCATAAAAGCAGCACAGTCAAAAGGCGCCATCCGAATCAGGCCTGGTGAAAACCTCCCAAATTACCTGAAACCACTAGCACCAAAACCGCTCTCCTCGCTACCACCGGTGAACACACCCAACTCGGTGCATGCAACCCCTGGCCAACGCAGCTTTGGTGATTCCGCAGCTGCCAAGGATGCAATCTTTGGTTCCTCGGATggcggtggtgatgatgagtacgatgacgatgacgacactgatgatgaagatgaggGGCTGACTGGCGACGATGCGGAGCATGAATGA
- the LOC112877382 gene encoding ankyrin repeat domain-containing protein 65-like, with amino-acid sequence MDRLVIPEPSSEVMIRVEPGRQARGELTLRNAMHTMPVAFRLQPAVRGRFAVRPHTGILAPLAAVTVEVQYLASGAPEGPSGSGGGSRGEDAFLLHSVVAPGAAVKEPVTALDSVNPEWFSARRKQVFVDSGIRATFVGASVAARLVAAGAVEALREVLDRSEPEWRSADAAEESGRTLLDLAVGLGRADIVQVLLEYGADADKPSRGRTPLETAAASGECLIAELLLANGANPAGSDALHVAAAAGHNDVLKLLLAKPACASPASSSSASFSCSFTSIDAAGRDGKTPLRLAAEAGRRDAVKALLAAGARAEARCGTDGATALHAAARRGDEAVARLLLSHGVAGTAAVRDVAGKTAFEIAAEEGHGGRIMDFLGLGEAILDAARKGEVRSVRRAADGGASVEGRDAHGWTPLMRAAFKGRADTARDLIDRGADVDAADAEGYTALHCAAEAGRADVVDLLLKSGANAKTTTAKGRTATEIAAAAGKSKVVRLLEKSGGMGRKDVSEKAAPAVAKGGSMDRRRRGRKGSSGAIRFGGGKEGFEAAAVTVGWSH; translated from the coding sequence ATGGATCGGTTGGTGATACCGGAGCCGTCGAGCGAAGTGATGATCCGGGTGGAGCCCGGGAGGCAGGCGAGGGGGGAGCTCACGCTGCGGAACGCGATGCACACCATGCCGGTGGCGTTCAGGCTGCAGCCGGCCGTGCGGGGGCGCTTCGCGGTGCGCCCGCACACGGGGATCctggcgccgctcgccgcggTCACCGTGGAGGTGCAGTACCTGGCCTCCGGGGCGCCAGAGGGGCCCAGTGGGTCAGGTGGCGGGAGCCGCGGCGAGGACGCGTTCCTGCTGCACAGCGTGGTGGCGCCCGGCGCCGCGGTGAAGGAGCCCGTCACGGCGCTGGACTCGGTCAACCCGGAGTGGTTCTCGGCGAGGAGGAAGCAGGTGTTCGTGGACAGCGGCATCAGGGCGACCTTCGTGGGCGCGTCCGTGGCCGCGCGGCTTGTCGCCGCCGGCGCGGTGGAGGCGCTCAGGGAGGTGCTCGACCGCAGCGAGCCCGAGTGGCGCTCGGCGGACGCCGCCGAAGAGTCCGGGCGCACGCTTCttgacctcgccgtcggcctCGGCCGCGCCGACATCGTCCAGGTGCTGCTCGAGTACGGCGCGGACGCCGACAAGCCGAGCCGCGGGCGGACGCCCCTCGAgacggccgccgcctctggcGAGTGCCTCATCGCCGAGCTCCTCCTCGCCAACGGCGCGAATCCGGCCGGCTCCGACGCGCTCCAcgtggccgcggcggccggccaCAACGACGTCTTGAAGCTGCTCCTTGCCAAGCCCGCCTGTGCTTCTCCCGCCTCGTCCTCGTCCGCGTCCTTCTCATGTTCGTTTACATCTATCGACGCGGCGGGGAGGGACGGCAAGACTCCCCTTCGgttggcggcggaggcgggacGGCGGGATGCGGTGAAGGCGCTCCTCGCGGCGGGCGCGAGGGCCGAGGCCAGGTGCGGCACAGACGGGGCCACCGCGCTGCAcgccgcggcgaggcgcggggaCGAGGCGGTCGCGCGTCTCCTCCTGTCGCACGGCGTGGCCGGCACGGCCGCCGTGCGCGACGTGGCAGGGAAGACGGCCTTCGAGATCGCCGCCGAGGAGGGCCACGGCGGCCGGATCATGGACTTCCTGGGCCTCGGCGAGGCGATCCTGGACGCCGCGCGCAAGGGCGAGGTGAGGTCTGTACGGCGCGCGGCCGACGGCGGCGCGTCCGTCGAGGGGCGGGACGCGCACGGGTGGACGCCGCTCATGCGCGCCGCCTTCAAAGGGCGCGCCGACACGGCGCGCGACCTCATCGACCGCGGCGCGGACGTCGACGCGGCCGACGCCGAGGGGTACACGGCGCTGCACTGCGCGGCCGAGGCCGGTCGAGCCGACGTGGTAGACCTCCTCCTAAAGAGCGGCGCGAACGCCAAGACCACGACGGCGAAGGGAAGAACTGCCACCGAGatcgcggccgccgcggggAAGTCCAAGGTGGTGCGGCTTCTTGAGAAGTCCGGCGGCATGGGGAGGAAGGATGTCAGCGAGAAGGCGGCACCGGCGGTGGCAAAGGGTGGCAGCATGGACAGGAGGCGGCGAGGGAGAAAGGGGAGCAGTGGGGCCATACGGTTTGGTGGCGGCAAGGAGGGGTTCGAAGCCGCCGCGGTTACCGTTGGATGGTCACACTAG
- the LOC112873782 gene encoding pentatricopeptide repeat-containing protein At3g16610-like → MRLPRVHLRLASTAAVRLHPPPSGAISHEVRDKKEWQLELEQHIARGQLAIARQVFDRIPSPDARAYNALIRAYSWRAPFHAAIDLYRSMLHSRVPPNKYTFPFVLKACSTLADLRSGRAVHGHAAAAGLHTDMFVSTALIDLYIRCARFGPAANVFAQMPMRDVVAWNAMLAGYAQHGMYQHAIAHLLDMQGRGCLRPNASTIVSLLPLLAQHEALSQGTSIHAYCLRACLDQKEEQVLVGTALLDMYAKCKHLVYACRVFYAMPVRNEVTWSALIGGFVLCDKMVQAFSLFKDMLAQGLCFLSPTSVASALRVCASLSDVRMGTQLHALLAKSGIHTDLTAGNSLLSMYAKAGLINETMALFDEMAVKDTVSYGALLSGYVQNGKAEEAFLVFKKMQACNVEPDVATMVSLIPACSHLAALQHGRCSHGSVIIRGLAIETSICNALIDMYAKCGRIDLSRQVFDKMAARDIVSWNTMIAGYGIHGLGKEAATLFLGMKNQGFAPDDVTFICLISACSHSGLVTEGKHWFNMMTQKHGIPPRMEHYICMVDLLARGGFLDEAYQFIQTMPLKADVRVWGALLGACRIHKNIDLGKQVSRMIQKLGPEGTGNFVLLSNIFSAAGRFNEAAEVRVIQKVKGFKKSPGCSWIEINGSLHAFVGGDQSHPRSPDIYQELDNILIDIKKLGYQADTSFVLQDLEEEEKEKALLYHSEKLAIAFGILSLGEDKTIFVTKNLRVCGDCHTAIKYMTLVRKRAIIVRDANRFHHFKNGKCSCGDFW, encoded by the coding sequence ATGCGCCTGCCGCGAGTTCATCTCCGGCTCGCTTCCACTGCCGCCGTCCGCCTCCACCCACCTCCGTCCGGCGCCATCTCTCACGAGGTCAGGGACAAGAAAGAATGGCAGCTGGAGCTGGAGCAGCACATCGCCCGGGGGCAGCTTGCCATTGCCCGCCAGGTGTTCGACAGAATCCCCTCGCCGGACGCGCGCGCCTACAACGCGCTCATCCGAGCCTACTCCTGGCGCGCCCCCttccacgccgccatcgacctCTACCGCTCTATGCTCCACAGCCGCGTGCCCCCCAACAAGTACACATTCCCCTTCGTACTCAAGGCCTGCTCCACGCTCGCTGACCTCCGCTCTGGCCGCGCTGTCCACGGCCACGCTGCCGCTGCGGGCCTCCACACCGACATGTTTGTCTCCACTGCCCTCATTGACCTGTACATCAGGTGCGCCCGCTTCGGCCCTGCAGCCAACGTGTTCGCCCAAATGCCCATGAGGGACGTCGTGGCATGGAACGCCATGCTTGCGGGCTATGCTCAACACGGCATGTACCAACACGCCATTGCCCACCTCCTCGACATGCAGGGTCGTGGCTGCCTCAGGCCCAACGCCTCCACAATCGTCTCCCTCCTTCCTCTTCTTGCCCAGCATGAGGCGCTCTCCCAAGGAACAAGCATTCATGCCTACTGCCTTCGTGCCTGTCTCGATCAAAAGGAGGAACAAGTTCTTGTTGGCACTGCGCTGTTGGATATGTATGCAAAATGCAAACACTTGGTTTATGCTTGCAGGGTCTTTTATGCCATGCCTGTCAGGAATGAGGTCACTTGGAGCGCGCTTATTGGAGGCTTTGTGCTGTGCGACAAAATGGTGCAAGCTTTCAGTCtgttcaaggacatgctggctCAAGGACTGTGCTTTCTCTCTCCAACCTCTGTTGCAAGCGCCCTTAGGGTCTGCGCCAGCCTCTCTGATGTTCGTATGGGTACACAGCTGCATGCTTTGCTTGCTAAATCTGGTATCCACACTGATCTCACTGCAGGGAACTCACTTCTTTCGATGTACGCCAAGGCTGGCTTGATCAACGAAACAATGGCACTCTTTGATGAAATGGCCGTCAAGGACACAGTCTCTTATGGTGCTCTTTTGTCAGGGTATGTGCAGAATGGCAAGGCAGAGGAAGCATTTCTCGTCTTCAAGAAGATGCAAGCCTGCAATGTGGAACCAGATGTCGCGACAATGGTATCTCTGATCCCAGCTTGTTCACATCTGGCCGCTTTGCAGCATGGAAGGTGTAGTCATGGCTCTGTTATTATCCGTGGGCTTGCAATTGAAACCTCTATATGTAATGCTTTGATAGATATGTATGCAAAATGTGGAAGGATTGATCTCTCCAGGCAGGTTTTTGATAAGATGGCAGCTCGGGATATTGTATCGTGGAATACAATGATTGCAGGATATGGAATTCATGGACTCGGGAAGGAAGCCGCTACATTGTTCTTAGGCATGAAGAATCAAGGTTTTGCACCAGATGATGTCACATTCATCTGTCTAATATCTGCGTGCAGTCATTCTGGACTTGTGACTGAAGGGAAACACTGGTTTAATATGATGACACAAAAGCATGGTATACCTCCAAGGATGGAACACTATATCTGTATGGTTGACCTTTTGGCACGAGGTGGTTTCCTTGATGAAGCCTATCAGTTTATCCAGACTATGCCACTGAAAGCTGATGTCCGTGTATGGGGAGCCTTGCTTGGAGCTTGCCGGATTCACAAGAACATTGATTTAGGAAAACAAGTGTCAAGGATGATCCAGAAACTAGGTCCTGAAGGGACTGGCAACTTTGTTCTGCTGTCCAACATATTCAGTGCTGCTGGGAGATTCAATGAAGCCGCAGAAGTCCGAGTGATACAGAAGGTCAAAGGATTTAAGAAGAGTCCTGGCTGCAGTTGGATTGAGATAAACGGCTCCTTACATGCATTTGTTGGTGGAGACCAATCCCATCCACGTTCACCTGACATATATCAAGAACTTGATAATATCCTGATAGACATTAAGAAACTGGGTTACCAGGCTGATACCAGTTTTGTTTTGCAAGATCTGGAGgaagaggaaaaggaaaaggcacTCCTTTATCATAGCGAAAAGCTAGCGATAGCTTTTGGTATCCTCAGTCTTGGTGAGGATAAGACCATTTTTGTTACAAAGAATCTCCGTGTATGTGGAGACTGCCATACTGCCATAAAGTACATGACATTAGTTAGGAAAAGGGCCATCATTGTCAGAGATGCTAACAGATTTCATCATTTTAAGAATGGAAAATGCAGCTGTGGAGATTTCTGGTGA
- the LOC112875081 gene encoding protein FAR1-RELATED SEQUENCE 5-like isoform X1: MERGAGSEQGSPESEMGEGDNDSVGYGAEMEVDAGSGSAGASAPASSASASASASASAYAARAGAYDGVDPFEGMEFDDEEDAWTFYNVYAHRVGFSTRISVMHRSRRDGSVMSRQFVCAKEGFRTYRGKNEVARADAADAGDEDSARGRRTRAVTRVGCKAMIRVKKQDNGRWTVTKLETAHNHPLVPANQAHCLRPHKPLSECGKQRPFGGHRNGGTLLSIEPPQTPLMPSVPQTTIARVVPQYVSDGIGNGTRVILDYVKRMQAEDPAFFYAMQFVEGRPVGNVFWADARARKAYKDFGDAIVLDDYFKRSKHEFPLVAFTGVNHHCQSVLFGCAIITDNNEASFVWLFETFLLAMSGQHPASLTMEHDNALQSAAAKVFPLTRFQFCKWHIINEAHDKLSHLLNVFPSFHEDFINCINMSETIDEFEANWKALVSKVSSQNTEWLNSMYNCRHKWVPVYLRDTFFGDVALKQQCATRSSLFEGYISAKTDSQSFIQQYEKALDCCYEKEVKEEFETKYSPPDIKTSSPIEKQGAESYTRSMFLKFQQELIDASVYTAETVKEEGSVSTYIVTKSEGSEKPGTVQFSSSGSSATCSCRKFEYFGIVCRHILAVFGVRGVSALPSQYFVKRWTKNAMDRSSSKKVDEVGRVEEPKEEQRSSAEDDEQSPTWRYNSLCREALRYAEEGASSLEVYIVAMQALQEATNRVNMAKRGIGQVAPLAVMPIAAQPPESFGKIQEISSNKQKKRKRNSNSSRENATSNQLMYVQQPVNFLFVASGSSSALQGPSQLVAAPPLSLSTQYGQTSGANNSVDDKIPPASVVDKFSGLPDRNASASAPSLGNLQGGETKSTGAASQIKENHELSQANGNRGCSVNTLNSSAAPQLVTVPIGLCLPSMDGSNISAAGMNSVNSGDANSNGKLSLGLHQLDSCAQQPATPSQTKTPESIDPRANPEGSSIRAAAIAAGARIASPSDAASIIKAAQSKGAIRIRPGENLPNYLKPLAPKPLSSLPPVNTPNSVHATPGQRSFGDSAAAKDAIFGSSDGGGDDEYDDDDDTDDEDEGLTGDDAEHE, translated from the exons ATGGAGAGAGGGGCGGGGAGCGAGCAGGGGTCGCCCGAGAGCGAAATGGGCGAAGGCGACAACGACAGCGTCGGCTACGGCGCGGAGATGGAGGTGGACGCCGGGAGCGGCTCGGCCGGGGCctcggcgccggcgagctcggcgtcggcctccgcctccgcctccgcgtcggcgtacgccgcgcgcgccggcgccTACGACGGGGTCGACCCGTTCGAGGGCATGGAGTtcgacgacgaggaggacgcCTGGACGTTCTACAACGTGTACGCCCACCGCGTGGGCTTCAGCACCCGGATTAGCGTCATGCACCGGTCGCGCCGGGACGGCTCCGTCATGTCGCGACAGTTCGTCTGCGCCAAGGAGGGGTTCCGCACCTACCGTGGGAAGAACGAGGTTGCCCGTGCTGACGCGGCCGACGCAGGTGACGAGGATAGTGCGAGGGGCCGGCGGACACGGGCTGTCACCAGGGTTGGCTGCAAGGCCATGATCCGGGTGAAGAAGCAGGACAATGGCCGGTGGACTGTGACCAAGCTGGAGACTGCTCACAACCATCCGTTGGTCCCTGCGAACCAGGCACATTGTCTACGCCCGCACAAGCCACTGTCGGAGTGCGGGAAGCAGCGGCCATTTGGGGGGCATCGAAATGGTGGTACGCTTCTGTCAATTGAACCGCCGCAAACACCTCTTATGCCGTCTGTGCCTCAAACAACCATAGCTCGAGTGGTTCCTCAGTATGTTTCGGATGGTATTGGGAATGGTACTAGAGTGATTTTGGATTATGTTAAACGCATGCAAGCTGAAGACCCAGCGTTCTTTTATGCCATGCAGTTTGTTGAGGGGCGCCCAGTAGGGAATGTGTTCTGGGCTGATGCGAGAGCTAGGAAGGCATACAAAGACTTTGGAGATGCCATTGTCTTGGATGACTACTTCAAAAGGAGCAAGCATGAATTTCCACTTGTCGCTTTTACTGGAGTCAATCACCATTGCCAATCAGTCCTATTTGGCTGTGCCATCATTACAGATAACAATGAGGCATCATTTGTTTGGTTGTTTGAGACATTTCTCTTAGCGATGTCTGGTCAACACCCTGCTTCTCTTACCATGGAGCATGATAATGCTTTACAATCAGCTGCTGCGAAAGTTTTTCCTCTAACTAGGTTCCAGTTTTGTAAGTGGCACATCATCAATGAAGCACACGataagctttctcatctcctgaATGTATTCCCATCCTTCCATGAGGACTTTATCAATTGTATCAACATGTCTGAGACAATTGATGAGTTCGAAGCAAATTGGAAGGCATTAGTTTCTAAGGTCAGCTCTCAAAATACTGAATGGCTCAACTCAATGTACAACTGCCGTCATAAATGGGTCCCAGTATACTTGAGGGATACATTCTTTGGGGATGTGGCATTAAAGCAGCAGTGTGCAACCAGGAGTTCGTTATTTGAAGGTTATATCAGTGCCAAGACTGATTCACAGTCATTCATTCAACAGTATGAAAAAGCTCTAGACTGTTGTTATGAGAAGGAGGTGAAGGAAgaatttgaaacaaaatattcaCCTCCAGATATCAAGACATCATCTCCTATAGAGAAGCAAGGAGCAGAGTCATATACAAGGTCAATGTTTTTGAAATTCCAACAGGAATTGATCGATGCCTCTGTTTACACGGCTGAAACGGTAAAAGAGGAGGGCAGTGTTTCCACTTATATAGTGACCAAATCTGAAGGAAGTGAGAAGCCTGGAACTGTTCAGTTCAGttcttctggaagttctgcaacaTGTAGCTGTCGGAAGTTTGAATATTTTGGTATTGTCTGTAGGCACATACTTGCTGTGTTTGGTGTAAGAGGTGTCTCTGCGCTTCCTTCTCAGTATTTTGTAAAAAGATGGACAAAGAATGCCATGGATAGAAGCTCAAGCAAGAAAGTTGATGAAGTTGGCAGAGTTGAGGAGCCCAAGGAGGAACAAAGAAGTAGTGCTGAAGATGATGAGCAGTCCCCAACGTGGCGTTACAACAGTTTGTGTCGTGAAGCACTACGGTATGCTGAAGAGGGAGCGTCATCATTAGAGGTTTATATTGTGGCCATGCAAGCTCTTCAAGAGGCTACCAACAGGGTTAATATGGCCAAGAGAGGTATTGGACAGGTAGCACCATTAGCAGTGATGCCAATTGCAGCCCAACCACCAGAAAGTTTTGGAAAAATTCAGGAGATTAGTTCTAATAAGCAAAAGAAGAGAAAAAGGAATTCAAACAGCTCAAGGGAGAACGCCACATCAAATCAACTTATGTATGTGCAACAAcctgttaattttctttttgtTGCTTCTGGTTCATCAAGTGCTTTACAAGGGCCTAGTCAGCTAGTTGCTGCTCCTCCTCTTTCTTTGAGTACCCAATATGGACAAACATCAGGCGCGAATAATTCGGTTGATGACAAAATACCTCCTGCTTCTGTAGTTGATAAGTTTTCTGGGTTACCTGACCGAAATGCATCAGCATCAGCACCTTCGTTAGGAAACCTGCAAGGAGGAGAAACAAAATCTACAGGGGCTGCTTCACAAATAAAAGAG AACCATGAATTATCCCAAGCTAATGGTAACAGGGGATGCAGTGTAAATACATTAAACTCAAGTGCTGCGCCACAGCTTGTGACTGTTCCTATTGGATTGTGCCTTCCATCCATGGATGGCTCCAATATATCTGCAG CTGGTATGAACTCTGTAAATTCTGGAGATGCCAATAGCAATGGCAAGTTGTCACTTGGTCTTCATCAACTGGACTCGTGTGCACAACAGCCAGCTACACCTTCACAGACAAAAACGCCTGAGAGTATTGATCCTCGTGCAAATCCTGAGGGTTCTTCTATAAGGGCTGCAGCCATTGCAGCTGGTGCGCGCATCGCGTCTCCATCTGATGCAGCTTCAATCATAAAAGCAGCACAGTCAAAAGGCGCCATCCGAATCAGGCCTGGTGAAAACCTCCCAAATTACCTGAAACCACTAGCACCAAAACCGCTCTCCTCGCTACCACCGGTGAACACACCCAACTCGGTGCATGCAACCCCTGGCCAACGCAGCTTTGGTGATTCCGCAGCTGCCAAGGATGCAATCTTTGGTTCCTCGGATggcggtggtgatgatgagtacgatgacgatgacgacactgatgatgaagatgaggGGCTGACTGGCGACGATGCGGAGCATGAATGA